The following are encoded in a window of Vespula pensylvanica isolate Volc-1 chromosome 2, ASM1446617v1, whole genome shotgun sequence genomic DNA:
- the LOC122637919 gene encoding histone PARylation factor 1, which yields MSEDHKNKAFLAYKNDSRIPCRYGAKCYQKNPLHHNKYKHPPSNKEKEVEDGQKTLIRNKRKIEEINDDKKEADSVPSKIQKVKTDISNVDINNLEDIDNIETEKMIDDNIEEIKEKSYASSDNSNQTIGDDSCVILSPNCMKENIKNLFLVQMPEDFYQFYEFCKLISKNTPLMALKSIHLNLVGPFDILDNKLKSFKNKDKEKYLRHWRYYYDPPELQTIIKGEKDGLHLGYWRDECFEKPIFVVKNKADVNCIIQPVAENIFGAVNVCIEDALKAANLFEKTSISQLQKRLKEFAQEHNITLERKTANMINREKKVVARTFHKAGIIVPYNKKTQLGYRELSVTDKELQQIFKKIDEADTIEERKKAMSKLDEVVRLATIAADECDFGTCLELAHDLFSSGSVHIEKTALQMFSIAYTHLDRPEFLEIIKVHLKNRKRGNDLTVI from the exons atgtCAGAAGATCACAAAAATAAAGCGTTTCTTGCTTACAAAAATGATTCACGAATACCTTGTCGATATGGCGCGAAATGTTATCAAAAAAATCCGTTACACCATAATAAGTACAAACATCCTCCTTCAAATAAAGAA aaagaaGTCGAAGATGGTCAAAAAACATTAAttaggaataaaagaaaaattgaagaaataaatgatgatAAGAAAGAAGCAGATTCTGTGCCAAGTAAAATTCAAAAAGTTAAGACTGATATTTCTAATGTTgacataaataatttagaagatattgataatatagaaacagagaaaatgattgacgataatatagaagaaataaaagaaaaatcttatgCTTCATCTGATAATAGCAATCAAACAATTGGTGATGATTCTTGTGTGATATTATCTCCAAattgtatgaaagaaaatatcaaaaacttATTCTTAGTTCAAATGCCAGAAGATTTTTACCAATTTTATGAGTTTTGCAAACTTATTTCCAAAAATACACCACTGATGGCACTAAAATCTATTCATCTTAATCTTGTGGGTCCTTTCGATAtcttagataataaattaaaaagttttaaaaataaagataaagaaaaatatcttagaCATTGGAGATATTATTATGATCCACCAGAATTACAA aCAATtattaaaggagaaaaagatggtTTACATCTTGGATATTGGAGAGATGAATGTTTTGAAAAGCCAATATTTGTAGTTAAAAATAAAGCAGATGTAAATTGTATAATACAACCTGTGgcagaaaatatatttggtGCAGTTAA TGTTTGTATCGAAGACGCATTGAAAGCAgctaatttatttgaaaagacAAGTATATCGCAACTtcaaaaacgattaaaagaatttgCTCAAGAACATAATATaactttagaaagaaaaacggcCAACATGATAAATCGGGAAAAGAAAGTCGTTGCAAGGACATTTCATAAAGCTGGAATCATTGTAccatataataagaaaacacAGTTGGGTTATAGAGAATTATCAGTTACCGATA aagaattacaacaaatatttaagaaaatagaCGAGGCAGATACCATAGAAGAGCGTAAAAAAGCAATGTCTAAACTCGACGAAGTTGTACGCCTCGCAACAATAGCTGCAGACGAATGTGACTTCGGAACTTGTTTAGAATTGGCACATGATCTGTTTTCTAGCGGTAGTGTACATATTGAAAAAACGGCATTACAAATGTTTTCCATTGCTTACACGCATCTTGATCGTCCagaatttttagaaataattaaggTACACTTGAAGAATAGAAAACGTGGTAATGACTTAACcgtcatttaa